A window of the Paenibacillus woosongensis genome harbors these coding sequences:
- the rimP gene encoding ribosome maturation factor RimP: MSTPKIKATVEEMVLPFLQENGFELVDVEYVKEGSNWFLRVFVDKDGGIDIDDCGRISEYLSEKLDADDPIPSAYFLEVSSPGAERPLKKAEDVAKAVGKDVFVTTYEPVEGLKEFEGRLLSFDNEELVIAVGKKNYAIPYNKVASARLAIIF, from the coding sequence TTGAGCACACCGAAGATCAAAGCGACCGTGGAAGAGATGGTTCTGCCCTTTTTGCAGGAGAACGGCTTTGAACTGGTAGACGTGGAATATGTGAAGGAAGGTAGCAATTGGTTTCTGCGCGTCTTCGTTGACAAGGATGGCGGCATCGATATCGATGACTGCGGCCGGATCAGCGAATATCTGAGCGAGAAGCTGGATGCTGACGATCCGATTCCGTCCGCTTATTTTCTGGAAGTTTCTTCACCTGGGGCGGAGCGTCCGCTCAAAAAGGCAGAGGATGTAGCCAAAGCCGTAGGCAAGGATGTATTTGTAACTACATATGAACCGGTAGAAGGTCTGAAGGAATTTGAAGGCCGGCTTCTTTCTTTTGACAATGAGGAACTGGTCATTGCCGTAGGAAAGAAGAATTATGCCATTCCATATAACAAAGTTGCCA